The genomic DNA CAATACGAAGCACAGTATGGGATGAAATTCCGCTTTGTGGATACAGCATGCATCGAAGAAGTGGAAGCATCTGTCACGCCATCCACGAAGGGGATATTCGTAGAGACTCCGACGAATCCCCTGATGAATGAAGCACCGATCCGGGAAATCAGCAGGGTGGCAAGGAAACATGATGTCCTGCTCATTGTGGACAATACCTTTTATACCCCGGTCATTCAGAGGCCGATTGAAGAGGGTGCTCATATCGTCGTCCATAGTGCAACGAAGTATCTTGGAGGTCATAACGATGTCCTCGCCGGTGTAGTGGTGGTCGACTCAGAATCTCTGGCCGACCGAATCTATACGGTTCAGAATTCTATCGGTGCCACTCTTGCACCATTGGACTGTTGGCTCTTGATAAGAGGAATGAAGACGCTTGGCTTGAGGATGAAACAGCACGAATCAAATGCGAAACAAATTGCTTCGTATCTTGAAAGTCACCCGTCCATCACTGATGTCCTGTATACAGGGAAAGGCGGAATGCTTTCGTTCCGTCTGAGGAAAGAGGAGTGGGTCGGGCCGTTCCTGGAGCGCCTGGAGTTGATTACATTCGCTGAAAGTCTTGGGGGAGTGGAGAGTTTCATCACATACCCGGCTACCCAGACGCACGCGGATATTCCCGAAGAAGAACGGATCGCTCTCGGAATATGCAACCGGCTACTACGATTTTCAGTGGGAATCGAAAATGCAGACGATCTGATTCAAGACCTTGAGCAAGTTTTGACGAATCTGGAGAAAGAGGTGTTTTTATATGAGTGATAAAAAGGAGTTCAGCATCCAGACATCCCTCATCCACAGTAATGGAGTGGATAAAGAGACCGGCGCCGTCAGTACGCCGATTCATCATGCGACCACATTCCACCAATCGGATTTTGATCAGTATGGAAACTATGATTACAGCCGTTCGGGTAATCCCACTCGTGAGAAAGTCGAAGAAGCCATCGCGGAACTTGAGGGCGGTGTAAGAGGGTTTGCTTTTTCATCGGGTATGGCAGCCATTTCTACTAGCTTCCTTTTGTTATCAGGCGGAGACCATGTCCTGGTATCTGAAGAGGTGTACGGAGGCACGTATAGGATGATCACGGAAGTATTGACCAAATTCGGGATCGAGTACTCATTCGTCGACATGAAAGATCTTCACGAAGTCGCCTGCGCCATTCGCCCGAATACTAAGGTGATCTATATGGAGACCCCCTCCAATCCGCTGCTCAATATCACCGATATTGAAGGGGTCGTCAAGCTTGCTAAAGCCCATGGGTGTATGACGTTCCTTGATAATACATTCATGACGCCCCTCCTCCAAAGACCGCTCAGTCTCGGAGTGGATGTGGTCCTTCACAGTGCCACAAAGTTCCTTGCCGGCCACAGTGATGTCTTGGCCGGACTCGCCGTCACAGGAGATGAAGAGATTGCCAAAAAGCTCGCATTTTTGCAGAATTCCTTTGGGGCAGTCCTTGGTGTCCAGGACTGCTGGCTGTTGCTTCGCGGGATGAAGACTCTTCATGTGAGATTGAAAGAGTCGTCCGAATCAGCCTTTAAGATTGCCAGATTCCTTGAGAAAAGGGGTGAAGTGGAGCATGTATATTATCCGGGCCTCACGTATCACCAGGGTCATGAAATCCAAGTAAGGCAGGCCGAAGGGCCCGGAGCGGTGCTTTCCTTCCGGCTCAAGGGAGCAGATGAAGTAAAGCAGCTCATCGACCATATCCATATTCCGGTATTTGCTGTGAGCCTGGGGGCAGTGGAGTCGATTTTATCCTATCCTTCAAGGATGTCGCATGCTTCCATGCCTCGTGAAGAAAGGGAAAGAAGAGGGATCACCGATGGTCTTCTCAGACTTTCGGTAGGGCTGGAAAATGTCGATGAACTGATTGGGGATCTTTCCAAAGGTCTGGATGCCATTGCATCAAACAAACCGTCAAAGATCATTAACTTATAGGAGGGATGGAACAAAATGAGAGCTTTATTGGATGCACTATCTGAAAACATACTGATTGCGGATGGTGCGGTCGGAACCCTCCTATACTCGTATGGGGTGGACCGATGTTTTGAAGAATTGAATCTTTCCCATCCTGAAGAAATCATCAATGTGCATAAGCAATATATAGATGCAGGCGCCGATATTATCCAGACCAATACGTATGGTGCGAATTATGCGAAACTTTCCAGATACGGTCTTCAAGATCAGGTGAAAGAGATCAATGAAGCAGCCGTACGACTGGCGAAAAAGGCAGCCGGGCAAGGAACGTATATCCTCGGGACCATCGGGGGGATCCGGGCCATCAATCAGCATATCAGCATTGAAGAAGTGAAAAGGGGCTTTAGAGAACAACTATACTGCTTGCTCCTTGAAGGGGTTGATGGGATCCTCCTCGAAACCTATTACGACTTTGAAGAGCTCAAAACTGTTTTGCAAATCGTGAAGAAAGAAACCAATCTGCCGGTCATCGCACAGGTATCCATGCATGAAACCGGAGTATTGCAAAACGGGATGGATATAAAGGACGCCCTTGGGGAATTGGAACTCCTCGGTGCCGATATTGTCGGAATCAACTGCCGGATGGGTCCTTTCCATATGGTAAAGTCCCTGGAGGGAGTTCCTTTGCCCAAGTCGTCCTTTTTGTCGGTCTATCCGAACGCAAGTCTTCCAAACTATGAGGAAGGTCGTTTTTACTATGCGGCAGAGCCTGACTACTTTGGAGACATAAGCAATGAATTGCGCCTCCAGGGTGCCAGAATCATCGGGGGCTGTTGCGGAACGACACCCGCCCATATAAAAGCCGTAAAGGAACGGTTGATATCAAGAGAACCGATAAAAGAAAAAAAGGTGATAACGCAAGAGCTGATTAAGCTCAAAGATCCCCATATTCAAAAAAACCTCCTCCATAGAAAGGTAAAGGAGAAAAAAACGCTCATTGTTGAACTGGATCCCCCGAAGCATCTCGACACCGGATTGTTCTTCCAAGGAGCAAAAGCGTTAAAAGAAGAGGGAATCGATGCGATAACCCTTGCGGATAATCCACTTGCTTCCCCCAGGGTCAGCAATGATGCAATGGGAACCCTTGTCCAACAAAAATTTGGCCTTGATCCCCTTGTGCATATCACTTGCCGTGACCGTAATCTCATCGGCCTGCAATCCCACTTAATGGGCCTGCATACCCTTGGTATTCATAATATTCTGGCGATAACGGGCGATCCCGCAAAGATTGGTGATTTTCCAGGTGCTGCCTCGGTATACGATCTTTCCTCGATCGAACTGATCGAGCTCATCAAGCAAAATAATGACGGATTATCTTTTTCTGGTAAATCGCTGAGACAACGGACGAATTTTTCTGTCGGTGCAGCCTTCAATCCTAACTTCAGGCATTTGGATGCTTCCGTAAAGCGTCTCGAGAAAAAACAGCACGCCGGAGCGGACTATTTCATTTCACAACCGGTTTTCAGTTGTGAACACCTCGTACAAATTGCAGAAGCGACCAGTCATTTACAAGCGCCATTATTCATCGGAATCATGCCATTAATCAGTTCGCGCAATGCCGAATTCCTTCATCATGAGGTCCCGGGGATCAAGGTGCCGGATGAAGCACGGAAATTGATGAAAGAAGCAGAGGGGGATCCGCTACAATCCAGGGCGGTGGGCATGGAAATTGCGAAGGAATTAGTGGAAACGGCAATGGAACTGTTCAACGGTTTGTACATCATCACTCCGTTCATGCGCTATGATATGAGCATTGAGTTGATCAGGCATGCCAATTTGATTGAAAAGGAAAAGAGGGAAGTACCATATGACCACAACATTGTTTGAACAACAGCTCAAGAAGAATATCATGATTCTTGACGGAGCGATGGGCACGATGCTTCAGCAAGCGAATCTCTCTCCGGGTGATTTCGGTGGGGAAGATCTTGACGGATGTAATGAACATCTGGTATTGACGGCACCAGACGTCATCACCCATATTCATTCTGAATACTTGCGTGCAGGTGCGGATATTGTAGAGACCAATACATTCGGAGGGACCCCTGTCGTTTTGGAAGAATACGGAATCGGACATAAGGCGTATGAGATCAACCGTGTGGCTGCAGAACTTGCAAGGAAGGCAGTAGACGCATTCAGCACGCCAGATTGGCCAAGATTCGTTGCCGGAGCGATGGGGCCGACCACGAAAACGTTATCTGTCACGGGCGGGATCACATTCGATGAACTGGCCGATGATTACAAAGTTCAGGCAGAAGGCCTACTTGCTGGTGGAGTGGATGTCCTTCTCCTCGAAACGAGTCAGGACGCCCTGAACGTCAAGGCGGCAAACTTAGGGATCAGACAGGCCTTTTCCACTGCAGGTAGAGAAATCCCGATCCTTCTTTCCGGTACCATCGAGCCTATGGGCACGACGCTTGCGGGTCAGAATATCGAAGCGTTCTATTTATCACTAGAGCATTTGAATCCCCTTGTAGTGGGTTTGAATTGCGCAACGGGACCAGAATTCATGACCGATCACCTGAGGACGCTCTCGGGACTTTCATCCTCGTATGTGAGCTGCTACCCAAACGCAGGGCTTCCTGATGAAGAAGGCCATTACAACGAAACTCCTGCATCTTTAAGCGTCAAGATGAGAGGATTTGCAGAAAAAGGCTGGTTGAATCTTGTGGGAGGTTGTTGCGGTACGACACCAGAACACATCCGTGCCATTCGTGAAGCAGTGAAGGATCTGCCACCGCGACTACCGGAAGAGATCCATCCCCACGCGGTATCTGGCATCGAGCCATTTATCTACGACGATCCCGATAATCGCCCCATCTTGGTAGGGGAAAGAACCAATGTTATCGGGTCAAGAAAATTCAAAAGGTTGATTTCAGAAGGGAAGATCGAAGAAGCATCGGAAGTCGCCCGTGCACAGGTGAAGAATGGGGCGCAGGTAATCGATATTTGTCTTGCCGACCCTGACCGTGATGAAGCTGAAGATATGAACATTTTCATCCAGGAAGCTGTTAAAAAAGTGAAGGTTCCCCTCGTTATCGATTCAACGGATGAAGAAGTGATAGAGGGCGCCCTCCGGTTCATACAAGGGAAGGTGATCATCAATTCAGTCAATCTTGAGGATGGGGAAGAGCGTTTTGAAAAGGTGGCTGGACTTGTGAAAAAATACGGAGCAGCCATAGTGGTGGGAACGATTGATGAGGAAGGCATGGCCGTCAGTGCAGAGCGCAAGGTGGAGATTGCACAGCGCTCACACAAGCTTTTGACCGGTAAATACGGTATCCGTTCAGAAGATATTATATTCGATCCCCTCGTATTCCCTGTAGGTACAGGGGACGAACAGTATA from Rossellomorea marisflavi includes the following:
- a CDS encoding bifunctional homocysteine S-methyltransferase/methylenetetrahydrofolate reductase codes for the protein MRALLDALSENILIADGAVGTLLYSYGVDRCFEELNLSHPEEIINVHKQYIDAGADIIQTNTYGANYAKLSRYGLQDQVKEINEAAVRLAKKAAGQGTYILGTIGGIRAINQHISIEEVKRGFREQLYCLLLEGVDGILLETYYDFEELKTVLQIVKKETNLPVIAQVSMHETGVLQNGMDIKDALGELELLGADIVGINCRMGPFHMVKSLEGVPLPKSSFLSVYPNASLPNYEEGRFYYAAEPDYFGDISNELRLQGARIIGGCCGTTPAHIKAVKERLISREPIKEKKVITQELIKLKDPHIQKNLLHRKVKEKKTLIVELDPPKHLDTGLFFQGAKALKEEGIDAITLADNPLASPRVSNDAMGTLVQQKFGLDPLVHITCRDRNLIGLQSHLMGLHTLGIHNILAITGDPAKIGDFPGAASVYDLSSIELIELIKQNNDGLSFSGKSLRQRTNFSVGAAFNPNFRHLDASVKRLEKKQHAGADYFISQPVFSCEHLVQIAEATSHLQAPLFIGIMPLISSRNAEFLHHEVPGIKVPDEARKLMKEAEGDPLQSRAVGMEIAKELVETAMELFNGLYIITPFMRYDMSIELIRHANLIEKEKREVPYDHNIV
- the metC gene encoding cystathionine beta-lyase, encoding MSDKKEFSIQTSLIHSNGVDKETGAVSTPIHHATTFHQSDFDQYGNYDYSRSGNPTREKVEEAIAELEGGVRGFAFSSGMAAISTSFLLLSGGDHVLVSEEVYGGTYRMITEVLTKFGIEYSFVDMKDLHEVACAIRPNTKVIYMETPSNPLLNITDIEGVVKLAKAHGCMTFLDNTFMTPLLQRPLSLGVDVVLHSATKFLAGHSDVLAGLAVTGDEEIAKKLAFLQNSFGAVLGVQDCWLLLRGMKTLHVRLKESSESAFKIARFLEKRGEVEHVYYPGLTYHQGHEIQVRQAEGPGAVLSFRLKGADEVKQLIDHIHIPVFAVSLGAVESILSYPSRMSHASMPREERERRGITDGLLRLSVGLENVDELIGDLSKGLDAIASNKPSKIINL
- a CDS encoding methionine biosynthesis PLP-dependent protein — its product is MSRHIETLLVQAGNRKDAGTGAVSLPIHLSTAYEHKGIGQSTGFDYSRTGNPTRSALEEILAQLEGGQKAYAFSSGMAAVHAVLSLFQSGDELVVSKDLYGGSYRLFKQYEAQYGMKFRFVDTACIEEVEASVTPSTKGIFVETPTNPLMNEAPIREISRVARKHDVLLIVDNTFYTPVIQRPIEEGAHIVVHSATKYLGGHNDVLAGVVVVDSESLADRIYTVQNSIGATLAPLDCWLLIRGMKTLGLRMKQHESNAKQIASYLESHPSITDVLYTGKGGMLSFRLRKEEWVGPFLERLELITFAESLGGVESFITYPATQTHADIPEEERIALGICNRLLRFSVGIENADDLIQDLEQVLTNLEKEVFLYE